In one window of Episyrphus balteatus chromosome 3, idEpiBalt1.1, whole genome shotgun sequence DNA:
- the LOC129913967 gene encoding sodium-independent sulfate anion transporter isoform X2 gives MKTSPASNHVYFNDGFNCSSYSITTNADENVTEDGKKIIPPTKPLACAKSWLRDRTKKSFTKKILHKRFPILRWFPNYSSTDAIGDLVAGITVGLTVIPQALAYSGIAGLPAAYGLYGSFLGCFVYIFLGSCKDVPIGPTAIAALLTFQTAHGSWEKAVLLCFLCGIVELLMGLFNLGFLIDFVSGPVSSGFTSAVSLIIVTSQIKDILGIPAKGSTFIEIWTHIFENIRETRYLDTVLGLTCIVILLAMRRLASLKIGGKDETSWTKFDKLMNKIFWIIGTSRNAILVIVCGAMGYYFNTTEHGVPFRVIGYIPPGLPTFQLPPFSITTNTTDGIKTESFGELISGMGSGLIVVPLISLMENIAICKAFANGKPVDATQELIAIGAANIVNSFVQGFPGTGALSRGAVNHASGVRTPMGNIYSGALVICALMFFTPYFEFIPKPTLAAIIIAAVVFMVEIKVIKPMWRSKKIDLLPGLATFLACLALPLEVGILLGMGLNVIFILYNAARPKLTTEILTTPGGVEYLIITPDRCLIFPSVDYVRNLVTKHSMRQNLPVVIDASHVYGADYTAATVIESLFHDFADRGQLLFFYNLKPSVCTIFESLTPDDFAVYYQEEQLDELLKERNYSQQKKPEVTV, from the exons ATGAAGACAAGTCCCGCATCTAATCATGTCTACTTCAATGACGGCTTCAACTGTTCATCCTACAGCATTACAACAAATGCAGACGAAAATG tGACAGAAGATGGCAAAAAAATCATACCACCCACAAAACCTTTGGCCTGTGCAAAAAGTTGGCTCAGAGACAGAACGAAAAAATCGTTTACGAAAAAAATTCTTCACAAACGTTTTCCAATCCTGCGATGGTTTCCTAATTATTCCAGTACTGATGCAATTGGTGATCTAGTAGCTGGAATAACTGTTGGCTTAACTGTGATACCCCAAGCTTTGGCTTATTCTGGAATAGCTGGACTTCCAGCAGca TACGGTTTGTATGGCTCATTCCTTGGCtgttttgtatacatttttttgggtAGTTGTAAAGATGTTCCTATCGGTCCAACAGCTATTGCTGCTCTACTCACTTTTCAAACAGCCCATGGATCATGGGAAAAAGCAGTGTTACTCTGTTTTCTATGCGGAATAGTTGAACTTCTTATGGGTCTATTCAATTTAGGTTttctaattgattttgtatCTGGACCAGTTTCTTCGGGTTTCACATCGGCTGTTTCGTTAATTATTGTAACAAGTCAGATTAAAGATATTCTAGGAATTCCTGCGAAAGGATCTACTTTCATTGAAATTTGGACACACATATTTGAGAATATAAGAGAAACTCGCTACTTGGATACGGTATTGGGCTTAACGTGCATTGTTATCTTATTGGCAATGAGG CGTTTGGCATCATTAAAAATCGGTGGCAAGGATGAAACTTCTTGGACCAAATTTGACAAACTGATGAACAAGATCTTTTGGATTATTGGAACTTCAAGAAATGCAATTTTGGTTATTGTTTGTGGAGCAATGGGATATTATTTCAATACTACAGAACATGGTGTACCATTTAGGGTAATTGGATACATTCCACCAGGGTTACCAACATTCCAGCTACCACCATTTTCAATCACTACGAATACCACAGATGGTATTAAGACGGAATCATTTGGAGAATTGATCAGTGGAATGGGATCTGGTTTGATTGTTGTTCCACTGATTTCCCTAATGGAGAATATTGCCATCTGCAAAGCTTTTG CAAATGGAAAACCCGTTGATGCCACACAAGAACTCATTGCAATTGGTGCAGCTAATATCGTGAATTCATTCGTTCAAGGATTTCCCGGAACTGGTGCTCTTAGCAGAGGAGCTGTAAATCATGCCAGTGGTGTACGAACTCCAATGGGAAATATTTACTCCGGAGCGTTGGTTATTTGTGCTCTGATGTTCTTCACTCCATACTTTGAATTCATTCCAAAGCCAACACTGGCTGCAATCATAATTGCTGCAGTAGTATTTATGGTCGAAATAAAAGTGATCAAACCAATGTGGAGATCTAAAA AAATCGATTTACTACCTGGATTGGCAACATTCCTTGCATGCCTGGCTCTACCCTTAGAAGTTGGAATTCTCCTTGGAATGGGTCTAAATGTCATCTTTATTCTCTACAATGCAGCTCGACCAAAACTAACAACCGAAATTCTAACAACCCCCGGTGGAGTTGAATATCTCATAATCACCCCTGATCGCTGTTTAATCTTTCCCTCAGTGGATTATGTACGCAATCTTGTTACTAAACATTCAATGCGTCAAAATCTACCAGTTGTCATTGATGCATCACATGTCTATGGAGCTGACTATACAGCTGCCACAGTAATTGAATCACTCTTCCATGATTTTGCTGATCGTGGTCAATTGCTTTTCTTCTATAATCTTAAACCAAGTGTTTGTACTATTTTTGAGAGTCTTACACCTGATGATTTTGCTGTTTATTATCAAGAAGAACAATTAGATGAATTACTTAAAGAAAGAAATTACTCACAACAAAAGAAACCAGAAGTGACAGTGTAA
- the LOC129913967 gene encoding sodium-independent sulfate anion transporter isoform X1 has translation MKTSPASNHVYFNDGFNCSSYSITTNADENGGSQGSNEFILTEDGKKIIPPTKPLACAKSWLRDRTKKSFTKKILHKRFPILRWFPNYSSTDAIGDLVAGITVGLTVIPQALAYSGIAGLPAAYGLYGSFLGCFVYIFLGSCKDVPIGPTAIAALLTFQTAHGSWEKAVLLCFLCGIVELLMGLFNLGFLIDFVSGPVSSGFTSAVSLIIVTSQIKDILGIPAKGSTFIEIWTHIFENIRETRYLDTVLGLTCIVILLAMRRLASLKIGGKDETSWTKFDKLMNKIFWIIGTSRNAILVIVCGAMGYYFNTTEHGVPFRVIGYIPPGLPTFQLPPFSITTNTTDGIKTESFGELISGMGSGLIVVPLISLMENIAICKAFANGKPVDATQELIAIGAANIVNSFVQGFPGTGALSRGAVNHASGVRTPMGNIYSGALVICALMFFTPYFEFIPKPTLAAIIIAAVVFMVEIKVIKPMWRSKKIDLLPGLATFLACLALPLEVGILLGMGLNVIFILYNAARPKLTTEILTTPGGVEYLIITPDRCLIFPSVDYVRNLVTKHSMRQNLPVVIDASHVYGADYTAATVIESLFHDFADRGQLLFFYNLKPSVCTIFESLTPDDFAVYYQEEQLDELLKERNYSQQKKPEVTV, from the exons ATGAAGACAAGTCCCGCATCTAATCATGTCTACTTCAATGACGGCTTCAACTGTTCATCCTACAGCATTACAACAAATGCAGACGAAAATGGTGGGTCCCAAGGATCAAATGAATTCATAT tGACAGAAGATGGCAAAAAAATCATACCACCCACAAAACCTTTGGCCTGTGCAAAAAGTTGGCTCAGAGACAGAACGAAAAAATCGTTTACGAAAAAAATTCTTCACAAACGTTTTCCAATCCTGCGATGGTTTCCTAATTATTCCAGTACTGATGCAATTGGTGATCTAGTAGCTGGAATAACTGTTGGCTTAACTGTGATACCCCAAGCTTTGGCTTATTCTGGAATAGCTGGACTTCCAGCAGca TACGGTTTGTATGGCTCATTCCTTGGCtgttttgtatacatttttttgggtAGTTGTAAAGATGTTCCTATCGGTCCAACAGCTATTGCTGCTCTACTCACTTTTCAAACAGCCCATGGATCATGGGAAAAAGCAGTGTTACTCTGTTTTCTATGCGGAATAGTTGAACTTCTTATGGGTCTATTCAATTTAGGTTttctaattgattttgtatCTGGACCAGTTTCTTCGGGTTTCACATCGGCTGTTTCGTTAATTATTGTAACAAGTCAGATTAAAGATATTCTAGGAATTCCTGCGAAAGGATCTACTTTCATTGAAATTTGGACACACATATTTGAGAATATAAGAGAAACTCGCTACTTGGATACGGTATTGGGCTTAACGTGCATTGTTATCTTATTGGCAATGAGG CGTTTGGCATCATTAAAAATCGGTGGCAAGGATGAAACTTCTTGGACCAAATTTGACAAACTGATGAACAAGATCTTTTGGATTATTGGAACTTCAAGAAATGCAATTTTGGTTATTGTTTGTGGAGCAATGGGATATTATTTCAATACTACAGAACATGGTGTACCATTTAGGGTAATTGGATACATTCCACCAGGGTTACCAACATTCCAGCTACCACCATTTTCAATCACTACGAATACCACAGATGGTATTAAGACGGAATCATTTGGAGAATTGATCAGTGGAATGGGATCTGGTTTGATTGTTGTTCCACTGATTTCCCTAATGGAGAATATTGCCATCTGCAAAGCTTTTG CAAATGGAAAACCCGTTGATGCCACACAAGAACTCATTGCAATTGGTGCAGCTAATATCGTGAATTCATTCGTTCAAGGATTTCCCGGAACTGGTGCTCTTAGCAGAGGAGCTGTAAATCATGCCAGTGGTGTACGAACTCCAATGGGAAATATTTACTCCGGAGCGTTGGTTATTTGTGCTCTGATGTTCTTCACTCCATACTTTGAATTCATTCCAAAGCCAACACTGGCTGCAATCATAATTGCTGCAGTAGTATTTATGGTCGAAATAAAAGTGATCAAACCAATGTGGAGATCTAAAA AAATCGATTTACTACCTGGATTGGCAACATTCCTTGCATGCCTGGCTCTACCCTTAGAAGTTGGAATTCTCCTTGGAATGGGTCTAAATGTCATCTTTATTCTCTACAATGCAGCTCGACCAAAACTAACAACCGAAATTCTAACAACCCCCGGTGGAGTTGAATATCTCATAATCACCCCTGATCGCTGTTTAATCTTTCCCTCAGTGGATTATGTACGCAATCTTGTTACTAAACATTCAATGCGTCAAAATCTACCAGTTGTCATTGATGCATCACATGTCTATGGAGCTGACTATACAGCTGCCACAGTAATTGAATCACTCTTCCATGATTTTGCTGATCGTGGTCAATTGCTTTTCTTCTATAATCTTAAACCAAGTGTTTGTACTATTTTTGAGAGTCTTACACCTGATGATTTTGCTGTTTATTATCAAGAAGAACAATTAGATGAATTACTTAAAGAAAGAAATTACTCACAACAAAAGAAACCAGAAGTGACAGTGTAA